Proteins from a single region of Sporosarcina sp. P33:
- the pgeF gene encoding peptidoglycan editing factor PgeF produces MKTIIYKDQDNLLMGMTMKDRREPECHNIALHACQSADDVMSNRRQLAHFLQCDVQDFVFANQTHSANFHKVTESDRGKGAWKQETAIPNTDALYTFEPNLVLCSLTADCVPVLFYSDHSTLTGAIHSGWQGTVKEITLNLFRHLQHEEHCDLSHVHVQIGAALSQDKFEVDEDVCMKFHKLGYADEFIFYNSATKKYHIDNQLAVKRQCELAGIPEAHITIDRTCTFQSPNGFSYREDRQAGRHVSFIRRSAKKTQ; encoded by the coding sequence ATGAAAACAATCATCTATAAAGATCAAGACAATTTGCTGATGGGTATGACTATGAAAGACCGCAGAGAACCGGAATGTCATAACATCGCATTGCACGCATGCCAATCTGCGGATGATGTGATGAGCAACCGAAGGCAGCTGGCACATTTCTTACAGTGCGATGTACAGGATTTCGTATTTGCCAATCAAACACACAGCGCGAACTTCCACAAAGTAACAGAGAGTGATCGCGGTAAAGGTGCATGGAAACAGGAAACCGCCATCCCCAATACAGATGCACTGTATACATTTGAGCCGAACCTCGTCTTGTGCAGTTTGACGGCGGACTGTGTGCCTGTATTATTTTACAGCGATCACAGCACGCTGACTGGGGCAATTCATTCCGGATGGCAAGGGACCGTAAAGGAAATTACGTTGAATCTGTTTCGTCACCTGCAGCACGAGGAGCATTGTGATCTGAGCCATGTCCATGTTCAGATTGGCGCTGCGCTCAGTCAAGATAAGTTCGAGGTGGATGAAGATGTCTGTATGAAGTTCCATAAGCTTGGCTACGCAGACGAATTCATTTTCTATAATTCAGCAACCAAAAAGTATCATATCGATAATCAGCTGGCAGTAAAAAGACAATGTGAACTGGCAGGAATTCCTGAAGCCCACATTACGATCGACCGTACTTGCACTTTCCAGAGTCCTAACGGCTTTTCTTATCGTGAAGACAGACAAGCAGGCCGTCATGTCAGCTTTATCCGCAGATCCGCGAAAAAAACACAGTGA